One window from the genome of Pseudanabaena yagii GIHE-NHR1 encodes:
- a CDS encoding AEC family transporter has product MFTLENPLVMLYVRLIGWTLLGYVLGKLLPRVYTTYLGKALLFVGVPIGIVSFLRQADLSGWIVIAPTTAWVAIFVGAGLAWIWIDLGVSDERFRSLSRGITSRENTVEVTSGTNATIQQESAWSGPTQGSFLLAMTLGNTAFMGYPVSLALVGPQYFAWSLFYDLIGSTIAAYSVGIALASRFGSTANNQPRPNPFVSMAKTPALWSLPIGVGMRFVPLPTVITSGMNAIAWTTVTLSLVMIGMQLSQLQTLKNIKKALTCLSIKMLLTPLVVGTGLMFFGVTGEPRLAMVLQMAMPPAFSTLVIAQAYNLDRDLTVTTLAFGVVLLLFTIPIWLWLFS; this is encoded by the coding sequence ATGTTTACACTAGAAAACCCCCTCGTCATGCTGTACGTGAGATTAATTGGATGGACTCTATTGGGATATGTATTAGGAAAACTCCTACCCAGAGTCTACACCACCTATCTCGGCAAAGCTTTACTATTTGTGGGAGTTCCCATTGGGATTGTTTCCTTTTTGCGCCAAGCCGATTTATCAGGATGGATTGTGATTGCGCCAACTACCGCTTGGGTGGCAATTTTTGTTGGCGCAGGTTTGGCATGGATCTGGATCGATCTAGGTGTGAGTGATGAAAGATTTCGGTCTTTGTCAAGAGGCATCACATCCCGCGAAAATACTGTTGAAGTAACATCAGGGACAAACGCAACTATCCAACAAGAAAGTGCATGGTCAGGACCAACTCAAGGCAGTTTTTTGCTTGCCATGACCCTAGGGAATACCGCTTTTATGGGATATCCCGTGAGCCTTGCCCTAGTGGGACCACAATATTTTGCATGGTCGCTATTTTATGACCTGATTGGTTCTACGATCGCTGCCTATTCCGTAGGTATTGCTTTGGCAAGTCGTTTTGGTAGCACGGCTAACAACCAGCCCAGACCAAATCCATTTGTATCTATGGCGAAGACTCCTGCTTTATGGAGTTTACCAATCGGTGTTGGTATGCGATTTGTTCCCTTGCCAACGGTAATTACTTCAGGGATGAATGCGATCGCATGGACAACTGTTACCCTCTCGCTGGTCATGATTGGGATGCAGCTTAGTCAACTACAGACTCTCAAAAACATCAAAAAAGCTCTCACTTGTTTATCGATCAAAATGCTGCTCACCCCATTAGTGGTGGGTACAGGATTGATGTTTTTTGGAGTTACAGGAGAACCTCGGCTAGCGATGGTTTTGCAGATGGCAATGCCTCCAGCCTTTTCGACCCTTGTTATTGCTCAAGCCTACAACCTTGATCGTGATTTGACCGTTACAACCTTAGCCTTTGGCGTAGTACTTCTATTGTTTACCATACCTATTTGGCTATGGCTATTTTCATAA
- a CDS encoding SDR family NAD(P)-dependent oxidoreductase has translation MTKFHEFPQDFKGKVAIITGASSGIGQAVAEAIANYGAHTIFISRSGAEAITSQLNAAGKSALSLPCDVTDETQVKQAIASVFERYGRIDILINNAAINQIAKIEDISLEDWNRVIATNLTSLFLCCKYAVPIMKQQRSGNIINVSSIAGHFRSKISGIHYVASKAGVVGFTRQLAYELAPFQINVNAICPSQTYTPMLAATLPPEAEQKLIDSIPLGRIASMEEQVNVILFLASHLSSYMTGAIVDVNGGQF, from the coding sequence ATGACCAAATTCCATGAATTTCCTCAAGATTTCAAGGGGAAAGTAGCGATCATTACTGGTGCAAGTAGTGGTATTGGTCAAGCCGTGGCAGAGGCGATCGCGAATTATGGCGCACATACCATATTTATTTCTCGTAGTGGTGCAGAGGCAATCACTTCACAACTGAATGCAGCAGGTAAATCTGCCCTATCGCTACCCTGCGATGTTACTGACGAGACTCAAGTTAAACAGGCGATCGCTTCAGTTTTTGAGAGATATGGGCGAATTGATATCTTGATCAACAATGCTGCAATCAATCAAATTGCTAAAATTGAAGATATTTCCCTTGAGGATTGGAACAGAGTCATAGCAACCAATCTCACAAGTCTTTTCCTTTGCTGTAAATATGCAGTACCGATCATGAAGCAACAACGAAGTGGCAACATTATCAATGTTTCTTCGATCGCAGGGCATTTTAGAAGCAAAATATCAGGAATTCACTATGTTGCCTCCAAGGCTGGAGTCGTGGGCTTTACGAGACAGCTTGCTTACGAGCTAGCCCCCTTTCAAATTAATGTTAATGCAATTTGCCCCAGTCAAACCTATACCCCAATGCTAGCAGCAACTTTGCCACCAGAAGCAGAACAAAAACTGATTGATTCCATCCCTTTGGGAAGAATTGCCTCTATGGAAGAACAGGTAAATGTAATTCTATTTCTCGCATCACATTTATCCAGCTACATGACGGGTGCGATCGTTGATGTCAATGGTGGACAATTCTAG
- a CDS encoding cupin domain-containing protein encodes MTAIVTQDKDLASVMKNDGVAKANTHGSINRIFNRLEDIKKEMGEPSWSVRLIYTDMMSAVMICQKPGESNRTHYHANEDEWWVIMEGELEWDVDGYGTYRAKKDDIVFVPRKVIHNIRVVGDQPSIRLAIGKPDVNHIFVEDHVFAKN; translated from the coding sequence ATGACCGCGATCGTGACACAAGACAAAGACCTCGCTAGCGTTATGAAAAATGATGGAGTTGCCAAGGCGAATACCCACGGCAGCATCAATCGCATCTTCAATCGCTTAGAAGATATCAAAAAAGAGATGGGCGAACCATCTTGGTCAGTGCGGCTCATTTACACCGATATGATGAGTGCCGTGATGATTTGCCAAAAACCTGGTGAAAGCAATCGCACTCACTATCATGCCAATGAGGATGAATGGTGGGTAATCATGGAAGGTGAACTAGAGTGGGATGTGGATGGTTATGGAACCTATCGCGCCAAAAAGGATGACATCGTTTTTGTACCACGCAAGGTCATTCACAATATTCGGGTTGTAGGCGATCAGCCATCGATTCGTTTAGCGATCGGTAAACCTGATGTCAATCACATTTTTGTGGAAGATCACGTTTTTGCAAAGAATTAG
- a CDS encoding iron uptake porin produces the protein MLKVRKSVVSIGCLSFLTTLSMVPSLAHAETNTTSLFANNDPYKSIQLDTASTEPATTAQNVTSVSQLSDIKPTDWAFTALQSLVERYGCIAGYPDRTFRGKQATSRYEFAAGLNACLDKINEIISAGLADKVSKEDLATLKKLQEEFAAELATLRGRVDALDAKVTKLEAQQFSTTTKLTGEVIVSATAGTAGSKNSNVTLSNRTRLVLNTSFTGKDLLRTRLETSNNLVAASSSTTGSLANLLGTNTVRIGPGAVVTDNSFALSLLDYKFPAFDNKVNFYIAPRSFPDEFFTVLSPVASNGQGSISRFGRFDPLMRIAGTSSLFGFDWSITDKVRLQAGYGSSDPASASPGGSTGLFGGSTIALVQLLFKPADNLDTSITYANTYHQSGATTGTSSLGTGLTSNESISGVTGSIRANSIAGNLAWKITPKLTFHTWGTVIFADAVSASASTTFTSWITGLTLNDLFSEGSAGSILFGQPINRTSVSGAATLGAVNSTPYHLELFYRYRISKNISITPGVFWVFNPEGVSTNPTATVGVIRTTFTF, from the coding sequence ATGCTTAAAGTTAGAAAATCCGTTGTCAGTATAGGTTGTTTGTCTTTCTTGACAACCTTATCCATGGTTCCTAGTCTGGCTCATGCAGAAACAAATACAACATCTTTGTTTGCAAATAATGATCCTTACAAGTCTATTCAACTAGATACTGCAAGTACTGAACCAGCAACAACAGCTCAAAATGTTACGTCAGTCTCACAACTTAGTGATATCAAACCAACTGATTGGGCATTTACTGCTTTGCAATCTTTGGTTGAGCGTTATGGTTGTATTGCTGGTTATCCCGATCGCACTTTTCGCGGCAAACAAGCCACCAGTCGTTACGAATTTGCCGCAGGCTTAAATGCTTGTCTCGATAAAATCAATGAAATCATTTCCGCAGGTCTCGCTGACAAAGTTAGCAAAGAAGATCTCGCTACATTAAAAAAACTACAGGAAGAATTTGCTGCCGAACTTGCTACTCTGCGTGGTCGCGTTGATGCCCTCGATGCCAAAGTCACCAAGCTAGAAGCACAACAATTCTCAACTACTACTAAACTCACGGGCGAAGTTATTGTTTCTGCAACAGCAGGTACTGCTGGTTCTAAAAACTCTAACGTTACCTTAAGCAATCGTACTCGCTTGGTTCTCAATACTAGCTTTACAGGTAAAGACCTTCTCAGAACTCGTCTAGAAACCAGTAATAATCTTGTTGCTGCAAGTAGTTCTACTACTGGTAGTCTCGCTAACCTTTTAGGTACAAATACAGTCCGTATTGGACCTGGTGCAGTTGTAACAGACAACTCATTTGCTCTTAGCCTTCTTGATTACAAATTCCCCGCATTTGACAATAAGGTAAACTTCTACATTGCACCTCGTAGCTTCCCTGACGAATTCTTCACAGTGCTTTCTCCTGTGGCAAGCAATGGGCAAGGATCTATCTCTAGATTTGGGCGCTTCGATCCCTTAATGCGGATTGCTGGTACATCTTCTTTATTTGGTTTTGATTGGTCAATTACAGATAAAGTCAGACTACAGGCAGGCTATGGTTCATCAGATCCTGCGAGTGCTTCTCCTGGTGGATCTACAGGGTTGTTCGGTGGATCAACAATTGCTCTTGTGCAGCTTTTATTTAAACCTGCTGACAATCTAGACACTTCAATCACCTACGCAAATACTTACCATCAGTCTGGAGCTACTACAGGTACTAGTTCTTTGGGGACTGGACTCACTAGTAATGAATCCATCAGTGGCGTTACGGGTTCTATTCGTGCTAACTCGATCGCAGGTAACTTGGCTTGGAAAATCACTCCAAAACTGACATTCCATACTTGGGGAACGGTGATTTTCGCTGATGCCGTAAGTGCTTCTGCATCGACTACCTTTACCAGTTGGATTACTGGTTTGACCCTCAATGACTTGTTTAGCGAAGGAAGTGCAGGTAGCATTCTTTTTGGTCAGCCTATTAATCGCACATCTGTAAGTGGCGCAGCAACTTTAGGGGCAGTTAATTCGACTCCTTACCATTTAGAACTTTTCTATCGCTATCGCATCAGTAAAAACATCAGTATTACTCCTGGGGTTTTCTGGGTCTTCAATCCTGAAGGTGTGAGTACTAATCCGACCGCAACTGTTGGTGTAATTCGGACAACGTTCACTTTCTAA
- a CDS encoding glutaminase, whose translation MLDYHLQKLLDSAKKEIFSGKLPNYIPLLAQVNPQAISIAINQLNSDGKFDMTVAGNTQLTFPLMSVIKPFLLLYLLEIKGINEIFGIVDRQSTSVAFNAIPEGKPANPMINSGAIAISSLLPSYEALQIWLNQQSGANLSLDREMLASVRSVANRRNLAIASQLQSLGIIPNPNHALNVYEEICCLRGNVQDLAKIGTLLLNTNINTNKSPNIEIVLEIMTQCGMYGASAEFAQDIGLPSKSSVSGALLSIIPERAAIACYSPALDAIGNSVAGIFLLKNIKSYLL comes from the coding sequence ATGCTGGACTATCATCTTCAAAAATTACTAGATTCTGCCAAAAAAGAGATATTTAGCGGTAAATTGCCTAACTACATTCCTTTACTCGCTCAAGTTAATCCTCAGGCAATTAGTATCGCGATCAATCAACTAAACAGCGATGGGAAGTTTGATATGACTGTAGCGGGTAATACTCAACTAACTTTTCCTTTGATGAGCGTGATCAAGCCATTTTTATTGTTGTATTTGTTAGAAATAAAGGGTATTAATGAAATTTTTGGCATAGTCGATCGCCAATCAACATCGGTAGCATTTAACGCAATTCCTGAAGGAAAACCTGCAAATCCGATGATTAATAGTGGGGCGATCGCTATCTCCTCCCTATTGCCATCCTACGAAGCCTTACAAATCTGGCTCAATCAGCAATCGGGAGCAAATCTTAGCCTCGATCGTGAAATGTTAGCTTCGGTGCGATCGGTTGCTAATCGCCGCAATTTAGCGATCGCCTCTCAATTGCAGTCTTTAGGGATAATTCCCAATCCTAACCATGCCCTTAATGTTTATGAAGAAATTTGTTGTTTGCGAGGCAATGTGCAGGATCTGGCAAAAATTGGGACTTTGCTTTTAAATACAAATATAAATACAAATAAATCGCCAAATATTGAGATTGTGTTAGAAATTATGACCCAGTGCGGCATGTATGGAGCTTCTGCCGAATTTGCTCAAGATATTGGGTTGCCCTCAAAATCGAGTGTCAGTGGCGCTTTACTATCAATAATTCCTGAGCGAGCTGCGATCGCTTGTTATAGTCCAGCCCTTGATGCGATCGGCAACTCAGTTGCAGGTATATTCTTGCTAAAAAATATCAAATCTTACTTATTGTGA
- a CDS encoding winged helix-turn-helix transcriptional regulator gives MSQPRRSPCPVSCTLDLIGDRWTLLVIRDMMFFGKQRFEEFLESPEGISTNILANRLKLLEDLGLVAKQPYSNHSRRMNYHLTDQGRSLRPVLKVIIAWGLKHIPDTQILLDRPSDAGVSASFAVESIHNK, from the coding sequence ATGTCCCAACCAAGACGATCTCCTTGCCCTGTCTCCTGTACTTTGGATTTGATTGGCGATCGCTGGACGTTACTTGTCATCAGAGACATGATGTTCTTCGGAAAGCAACGTTTTGAAGAGTTTCTAGAATCTCCTGAAGGTATCTCTACGAATATCTTGGCAAACCGTCTTAAATTACTTGAGGACTTAGGTTTGGTAGCGAAACAACCTTACAGTAATCACTCCCGCCGCATGAATTATCACCTCACCGATCAGGGAAGAAGTCTGCGTCCTGTTTTAAAAGTAATAATTGCTTGGGGCTTGAAGCATATTCCTGACACACAGATTCTGCTTGATCGTCCGTCAGATGCTGGTGTCTCAGCAAGTTTCGCGGTAGAGTCAATTCACAATAAGTAA
- the acpP gene encoding acyl carrier protein encodes MSSTFEQVQEIVASQLGVDKAEVKPEASFANDLGADSLDTVELVMALEEKFGVEIPDEDAEKIATVKDAVDYIDSKQAA; translated from the coding sequence ATGAGTAGTACCTTTGAGCAAGTTCAAGAGATCGTTGCATCCCAATTAGGCGTTGATAAAGCCGAAGTTAAGCCTGAAGCTAGCTTTGCGAACGACCTTGGCGCTGACTCTCTCGATACTGTCGAACTAGTTATGGCTCTGGAAGAAAAATTCGGCGTTGAAATCCCAGACGAAGACGCAGAAAAAATCGCCACTGTTAAAGACGCTGTTGATTACATTGACAGCAAACAAGCTGCTTAA
- the fabF gene encoding beta-ketoacyl-ACP synthase II: MQNPQPLSRVVVTGLGAITPIGNTVEEYWQGLVDGKNGITEITRFDTTDHECRVGGEVKDFDPLTYIPAKEARRMDRFAQFGVSASIQALRDANLEITPVNAAQIGVLLGTGIGGLQVLEDQHEIIRTKGPSRCSPFMIPMMIGNMAAGLTAIHTGAQGPNSCTVTACAAGSNAIGDAFRLVQSGFAQAMICGGTEAAITPLGFAGFASARAMSRRNDDPAHASRPFDKDRDGFVMGEGAGILILENLEHALARGAKIYAEIVGYGCTCDAYHMTSPSPDGEGAIRAMSLALKNADVTPEMVDYINAHGTSTAANDKTETKAIKKVLGDHAYKTAVSSTKSMTGHLLGGSGGIEAVATVLAVKNDIAPPTMNLENPDPECDLDYVPNKSRPMTINVATSNSFGFGGHNVTLVFKKYQA, translated from the coding sequence ATGCAAAACCCTCAGCCCCTCTCTCGCGTCGTTGTCACTGGACTAGGTGCAATCACACCGATCGGTAACACGGTCGAAGAATATTGGCAAGGTCTAGTTGATGGCAAAAACGGGATTACAGAAATTACTCGCTTCGATACAACTGATCATGAATGTCGTGTGGGCGGCGAAGTTAAGGATTTTGATCCACTTACCTATATCCCTGCCAAAGAAGCACGACGGATGGATCGCTTTGCTCAATTTGGTGTAAGTGCCAGTATTCAAGCATTGCGCGATGCTAATCTCGAAATTACGCCAGTCAATGCTGCTCAAATCGGTGTATTGCTAGGTACTGGGATTGGTGGCTTGCAAGTACTCGAAGATCAGCATGAAATTATCCGCACTAAGGGACCCTCTCGCTGTAGCCCATTTATGATTCCGATGATGATCGGCAATATGGCAGCAGGTTTGACGGCAATTCACACGGGCGCACAGGGACCCAACTCCTGCACGGTGACTGCTTGCGCGGCAGGTTCCAATGCGATCGGCGACGCATTTCGTTTGGTACAAAGTGGTTTTGCTCAGGCCATGATTTGCGGTGGTACGGAGGCGGCGATTACTCCTCTAGGCTTTGCAGGTTTTGCTTCTGCTAGAGCCATGTCACGACGTAATGATGACCCTGCTCATGCGTCACGCCCCTTTGATAAGGATCGCGATGGCTTTGTAATGGGTGAAGGCGCAGGTATTTTAATCCTCGAAAATCTCGAACATGCTCTAGCGCGTGGGGCAAAAATCTATGCCGAGATTGTTGGCTACGGCTGTACTTGCGATGCCTATCACATGACTTCCCCTTCGCCCGATGGTGAGGGAGCTATCCGTGCGATGTCTCTTGCCCTCAAGAATGCTGATGTCACTCCTGAAATGGTGGACTATATCAATGCTCACGGGACAAGCACTGCCGCGAATGATAAGACGGAAACGAAGGCAATCAAGAAAGTTTTAGGTGATCATGCCTATAAGACTGCGGTTAGTTCTACTAAGTCAATGACAGGCCACTTGCTCGGCGGCTCGGGTGGTATCGAGGCAGTGGCAACAGTTCTAGCAGTTAAGAATGACATTGCGCCGCCAACCATGAATTTAGAAAATCCCGATCCTGAATGCGATCTCGATTATGTACCTAACAAGTCCCGTCCGATGACAATCAATGTAGCGACTTCTAACTCCTTTGGATTTGGTGGTCATAACGTAACTCTAGTTTTCAAAAAATACCAAGCATAA
- a CDS encoding Uma2 family endonuclease — protein sequence MTIALEAYPNEQIGNIATDITSNIIANVVLSNISWQTYQAMLTDIGDRSSVRLVYDRGVLEIRMPSDFHEAINRLLARIVGVLAEELDLPLKEFGSVTLNRSDIKKGAEPDSSFYIQNADHISGNRIDISVEPPPDLIIEVDITNSSERSLAVYQQLGIPEIWRYTKDNVKILQLRDGDYLECEFSAIFVMISGEILGNFLQMSSTENSTSIVRAVRKWMAETYMNRDF from the coding sequence ATGACGATCGCTCTCGAAGCTTATCCAAACGAACAAATTGGCAATATTGCAACAGACATTACTAGCAATATTATTGCCAATGTCGTGTTGTCAAATATTAGCTGGCAAACCTATCAAGCAATGCTTACTGATATTGGCGATCGCAGTTCTGTTCGTTTAGTTTATGACCGAGGAGTTTTAGAAATTAGGATGCCGTCAGATTTTCATGAGGCAATTAATCGCTTATTAGCCCGCATCGTTGGAGTTTTAGCGGAGGAGCTAGATTTACCATTAAAAGAATTTGGCTCAGTCACACTAAATCGGAGTGACATCAAAAAAGGAGCAGAGCCAGACTCTAGTTTTTACATTCAAAATGCCGATCACATAAGCGGTAATAGGATTGATATTTCTGTAGAGCCGCCACCAGACTTGATTATCGAAGTTGACATTACTAATTCTAGTGAGCGAAGCTTGGCAGTCTATCAGCAACTAGGAATTCCAGAAATATGGCGCTACACAAAAGACAATGTAAAAATCTTGCAATTGCGAGATGGTGATTACCTTGAATGTGAGTTTAGTGCAATTTTCGTGATGATATCTGGGGAAATACTTGGAAATTTTCTCCAGATGTCATCAACGGAAAATAGCACTAGTATTGTCCGTGCTGTCCGCAAATGGATGGCTGAAACATATATGAATAGAGATTTTTAA
- a CDS encoding ABC transporter substrate-binding protein, translating to MANNKKELVVLGITLAIFGGLAGGGFLFFGQGKTNPNASSSISNANFDLTTRKSEGEKLLITAESNADKEAAIAAIAKKDYATATAKLEASLSKQRNDPEALIYLNNAKIGDRPSLKVAVSVPIGGNLNVAKEILRGVSQAQTEVNNQGGINGMPLKIAIVNDDNKTEIGVKVSQSLVQDQTILAVIGHNSSEVSIATVPIYQAGGLVMMSSTSTAKELSGIGSYIFRTVPSVRFQADSLSHYTVKKLNKKNIGICFNSEAKASQSIKEEFTAAIFTDGAKVSRINCDVASPSFSADKVVEDMLGDRVDALLLSPGVEKIEKGTEIAIIARNRLLLLGDSTMYTFKTLQLGQSAIADMVLSVPWHPDFLANNPFSANAVKLWGGDVNWRSATSYDATLAIIGGLKKSSSREGLQQALSNPSFELDGAAGKITFQPSGDRANASILVKVSKGDRSGVGYDFVPLR from the coding sequence ATGGCAAACAATAAGAAAGAACTAGTGGTGTTGGGTATAACTTTAGCCATCTTTGGTGGACTAGCTGGTGGCGGTTTTTTATTTTTTGGTCAAGGTAAAACAAACCCTAATGCCTCTTCATCGATTAGTAACGCTAACTTTGACTTGACTACACGCAAAAGTGAAGGCGAAAAATTGCTGATTACTGCTGAGTCCAATGCTGACAAAGAGGCGGCGATCGCTGCCATTGCGAAAAAGGACTATGCCACCGCTACAGCTAAGTTGGAAGCCTCACTCAGTAAACAACGTAACGATCCTGAAGCTTTAATTTATTTAAATAATGCCAAAATTGGCGATCGCCCATCCTTAAAAGTTGCCGTGAGTGTACCTATTGGTGGCAACTTGAATGTAGCGAAGGAAATTTTACGGGGAGTTTCCCAAGCCCAAACTGAAGTAAATAATCAGGGTGGCATTAATGGAATGCCGCTTAAAATTGCGATCGTTAATGATGATAATAAAACCGAAATAGGTGTAAAAGTATCGCAGTCTCTAGTCCAAGACCAAACTATCCTTGCTGTGATTGGACATAACTCTAGCGAAGTTTCCATTGCGACAGTGCCGATCTATCAAGCGGGAGGACTGGTGATGATGTCTTCTACAAGTACCGCCAAGGAACTCTCAGGCATAGGTAGCTATATTTTTCGGACAGTACCTAGCGTAAGATTTCAAGCCGATTCGCTATCCCATTACACAGTCAAGAAACTAAACAAGAAAAATATTGGAATTTGCTTTAATTCAGAGGCTAAGGCTAGTCAATCGATTAAGGAGGAATTTACGGCTGCCATATTTACGGATGGAGCCAAAGTTAGTCGCATTAATTGTGATGTCGCTAGTCCAAGCTTTAGCGCTGATAAGGTAGTTGAGGATATGCTAGGCGATCGCGTTGATGCTCTGTTGTTATCACCGGGGGTCGAAAAGATTGAAAAGGGGACAGAAATCGCCATTATTGCCAGAAATCGTCTTTTATTGCTGGGTGACTCTACTATGTATACCTTCAAAACTTTGCAACTAGGGCAAAGTGCGATCGCTGACATGGTGTTAAGCGTGCCTTGGCATCCTGATTTTTTGGCAAATAATCCCTTTTCCGCTAATGCTGTAAAGTTGTGGGGCGGCGATGTCAACTGGCGGTCAGCCACAAGCTACGATGCGACCTTAGCAATTATTGGTGGTTTGAAAAAAAGTTCTAGTCGTGAAGGGCTACAACAGGCACTATCTAATCCCAGCTTTGAGCTTGACGGTGCAGCAGGCAAAATCACCTTTCAACCATCAGGCGATCGGGCTAATGCTTCAATTTTAGTCAAAGTTAGCAAAGGCGATCGCTCAGGCGTTGGCTATGACTTTGTGCCATTGCGTTAA
- the purD gene encoding phosphoribosylamine--glycine ligase: MKVLVVGSGGREHALAWKLLQSPNIDRVFCIPGNGGTATMPNCQNVSLSIDDFEGMLRFAQVQGVGFTIVGPELPLALGIVDYFQAAEALIFGPTKEGAQIEASKSWAKQLMLEANIPTAASATFNNLESAQAYVHEQGAPIVIKADGLASGKGVTVAMEIDEAIAALDRIFSGQFGSAGETVVIEEFMTGQEVSVLAITDGKTIRPLIPAQDHKRLGDGDTGPNTGGMGAYAPAPIATPELMAKVQTQVLEPAIAALSARGIDYRGCLYAGLMVTPEGEPKVVEFNCRFGDPETQAVLPLLDDNLDDLLLACVEGRLDSFAPLQWKNQASVCVVTAADGYPDKVEVGQFVTGIGKAEDIGAFVFQSGTKLKNNALVTNGGRVLGVTALGDDIRKAITNVYSAVNFIAYDGIYYRKDIASKAIN; the protein is encoded by the coding sequence TTGAAAGTCCTCGTAGTTGGCAGTGGCGGTAGAGAACACGCCTTAGCTTGGAAACTGCTGCAATCTCCAAATATCGATCGCGTCTTTTGCATACCAGGAAATGGTGGTACGGCAACTATGCCCAACTGTCAAAACGTTTCTCTGAGTATCGATGACTTTGAGGGAATGTTGCGTTTTGCTCAGGTGCAGGGGGTAGGTTTCACGATTGTGGGACCTGAACTGCCGTTAGCGCTTGGTATTGTTGATTATTTCCAAGCTGCGGAAGCATTAATTTTTGGTCCCACTAAAGAAGGTGCTCAGATCGAGGCAAGTAAGTCTTGGGCAAAGCAACTCATGCTGGAAGCGAATATTCCTACAGCAGCTAGTGCCACCTTCAACAATCTTGAATCTGCCCAAGCCTATGTGCATGAACAGGGAGCACCAATCGTCATTAAGGCTGATGGCTTAGCCAGTGGTAAGGGTGTAACCGTGGCGATGGAGATTGATGAAGCGATCGCTGCTCTAGACCGCATCTTTTCGGGACAATTTGGCTCCGCAGGCGAAACGGTGGTCATTGAAGAGTTTATGACAGGTCAGGAAGTATCTGTCCTCGCGATTACCGATGGCAAAACCATTCGCCCCCTAATTCCTGCTCAAGATCACAAACGTCTCGGTGATGGTGATACGGGTCCCAACACGGGTGGGATGGGAGCCTATGCCCCTGCGCCGATCGCGACACCTGAGTTAATGGCAAAGGTACAGACGCAAGTTTTAGAACCTGCGATCGCGGCTTTGAGTGCGAGAGGTATTGACTATCGTGGCTGTCTCTATGCAGGTTTAATGGTCACGCCTGAGGGTGAACCCAAAGTGGTGGAGTTTAATTGTCGATTTGGTGATCCTGAAACACAGGCGGTACTGCCCTTACTTGATGACAATCTCGATGATTTGCTCTTAGCTTGTGTCGAGGGACGACTCGATAGCTTTGCACCATTGCAATGGAAAAATCAGGCTTCAGTCTGTGTCGTTACCGCCGCCGATGGCTATCCTGACAAGGTAGAAGTTGGTCAATTTGTCACAGGTATCGGCAAGGCTGAAGACATTGGTGCTTTTGTCTTTCAATCGGGTACTAAGCTCAAGAATAATGCGTTAGTCACTAATGGGGGCAGAGTTCTGGGTGTGACCGCCCTAGGTGATGACATTCGCAAGGCAATTACGAATGTTTATAGTGCTGTTAATTTTATTGCTTACGACGGCATATATTACCGTAAGGATATTGCTAGCAAAGCTATTAACTAA
- a CDS encoding chromophore lyase CpcT/CpeT, translating to MTVVTNPTDVYVLAQWLAGDHSNWEQAIENPPFFAHIRVGVRALPNPITEDGVWLYLEQAYDYEINHPYRTAVLHLTYANDRIEILNYRLKNAETFFGASRDRDRLAAIDAEAIDQLHGCTQWVHRADDKTFKGTVEPGKKCCLTRKGVNTYLTIDFEVTENSYSSLDRGYSVETDEHIWGSVAGAFEFSKKASFSDEITMKFA from the coding sequence ATGACAGTTGTAACTAATCCCACTGATGTTTATGTCCTTGCTCAATGGCTAGCAGGCGATCATAGTAATTGGGAGCAGGCGATCGAAAACCCTCCATTTTTTGCCCATATTCGTGTGGGTGTCCGCGCCTTGCCCAATCCGATTACCGAGGATGGTGTGTGGCTATACCTTGAGCAAGCCTATGACTATGAGATCAATCATCCCTATCGCACAGCCGTTTTACATTTGACCTATGCCAACGATCGCATTGAAATCCTCAACTATCGCCTGAAAAATGCAGAAACCTTTTTTGGGGCAAGTCGCGATCGCGATCGCTTAGCGGCAATTGATGCTGAGGCGATCGATCAACTCCATGGCTGCACGCAATGGGTACATCGTGCCGATGACAAGACCTTTAAGGGCACTGTCGAACCAGGCAAAAAATGTTGTCTTACCCGCAAAGGTGTCAATACCTACCTAACGATTGACTTTGAAGTTACGGAAAACAGCTACAGTAGCCTTGATCGCGGCTATAGCGTAGAAACCGATGAGCATATTTGGGGTTCGGTCGCTGGTGCTTTTGAGTTCAGCAAGAAGGCAAGCTTTAGTGATGAAATTACTATGAAATTCGCATAG